The following coding sequences lie in one Halomonas sp. 'Soap Lake #6' genomic window:
- a CDS encoding TRAP transporter large permease — MSPNEWLAIGMVAAFFVLLLIGIPVAISIAVTAFIFGYLGFGPMLFNLLPSRIYGVVTNYTFMAIPLFVFMGVMLEKSKLAEELIDVIGHLFGGLSGGMGVAIIFVGVLLGAATGIVGATIVTLGLLTLPTLLRRGYPKTLATGMICASGTLGQIIPPSLVLILLAEILGESVGTMFAAAMVPGLALAGIYIIAILILAQLNPNLMPPIPADERAQLNKRQLWRKVATVVGPPVGLVFAVLGSIIGGIAAPTEAAAMGALGALVFVACSGRLTLGLLREVAKATLVISAMVFFILISAQVFGLAFRGLGGEHLVARMFDWVPGGELGALLFMLLLMFVLGFFLEWIEITYIALPLFLPFFVQMGIDMVWLGILVGLVLQTSFLTPPFGWSLFFLKGVAPKEVTTLDIYKGALPFIALQFAAVALVLIFPSIATWLPDAIGW; from the coding sequence ATGTCTCCCAACGAGTGGCTCGCGATCGGCATGGTCGCCGCCTTTTTTGTATTGCTGTTAATCGGCATACCGGTAGCAATCAGTATTGCCGTTACCGCCTTCATATTTGGCTACCTGGGCTTTGGCCCTATGCTGTTTAACCTGTTGCCATCGCGTATCTACGGCGTGGTAACCAACTACACCTTTATGGCAATACCGCTATTTGTCTTTATGGGGGTGATGCTGGAAAAGTCGAAGCTTGCTGAAGAGCTGATTGACGTCATTGGCCATCTGTTTGGCGGTCTTTCCGGCGGCATGGGCGTCGCGATTATTTTTGTTGGCGTACTCTTGGGGGCGGCAACCGGAATTGTTGGCGCCACCATTGTGACTCTAGGCTTACTCACGCTGCCTACGCTACTGCGTCGTGGTTATCCCAAAACCCTGGCCACCGGTATGATTTGTGCATCAGGCACACTGGGCCAAATCATCCCTCCAAGCCTAGTATTGATTCTGCTAGCAGAAATTTTAGGAGAATCGGTGGGCACTATGTTTGCTGCCGCCATGGTGCCGGGATTGGCACTAGCAGGCATCTACATAATCGCTATTCTGATCCTTGCTCAGCTCAATCCTAATCTGATGCCGCCTATTCCTGCTGATGAACGCGCCCAGCTAAATAAAAGGCAGCTATGGCGCAAAGTGGCCACCGTAGTTGGCCCGCCAGTAGGATTGGTGTTCGCCGTGCTTGGTTCTATTATTGGTGGCATTGCCGCCCCAACGGAAGCCGCCGCCATGGGGGCCCTTGGCGCCCTGGTGTTTGTGGCCTGCTCTGGCCGTTTGACCCTGGGCCTTTTACGCGAGGTTGCCAAAGCCACGCTGGTCATCTCTGCCATGGTGTTTTTTATTTTAATTAGCGCTCAGGTATTTGGCCTTGCTTTTCGCGGCTTAGGAGGCGAGCACTTAGTTGCCCGCATGTTTGACTGGGTGCCGGGCGGCGAACTAGGTGCACTCCTCTTTATGTTGCTACTCATGTTTGTGCTGGGCTTCTTCCTGGAGTGGATCGAAATTACCTATATTGCCCTACCGCTATTTTTGCCGTTCTTCGTGCAAATGGGCATTGATATGGTGTGGCTAGGCATACTGGTCGGACTGGTGTTGCAAACATCGTTTCTTACCCCACCATTTGGCTGGTCACTTTTCTTCCTGAAAGGAGTGGCTCCTAAAGAGGTCACTACGCTAGATATCTACAAAGGCGCGTTGCCATTTATCGCGCTACAGTTCGCTGCCGTGGCACTGGTGTTGATCTTTCCCAGCATTGCTACCTGGTTACCCGATGCCATTGGCTGGTAA
- a CDS encoding TRAP transporter small permease subunit: MGTVERVVHGIEAVVQLFGWIAAWTCVLLVALVAGDVLMRYLFNVGAVWLQELQWHLISPIALFGMSYLLFVGEQVRVDVFYERFPATLQRIIEVIGGLLLLTMGLYIAWLTLPWVEQSFLRGEASPNPGGLPLRWLLKALIPFGFLLLALQGLAHALRQGFALPSRGE, from the coding sequence ATGGGCACCGTGGAACGTGTTGTCCACGGGATCGAGGCGGTGGTTCAGCTATTTGGCTGGATCGCGGCCTGGACCTGTGTCCTATTGGTTGCACTAGTGGCTGGTGATGTCTTAATGCGCTACCTGTTCAACGTAGGTGCCGTTTGGCTGCAAGAGCTGCAGTGGCATTTGATATCACCCATTGCACTATTTGGCATGTCGTACCTGCTCTTCGTTGGCGAACAGGTACGCGTCGATGTCTTTTACGAACGCTTCCCTGCCACGCTTCAGCGAATTATTGAGGTCATTGGTGGCTTATTACTGCTTACCATGGGGCTTTACATCGCCTGGCTGACACTGCCTTGGGTTGAGCAGTCGTTCCTGCGTGGCGAAGCATCACCTAACCCAGGTGGCCTACCGTTGCGCTGGCTACTTAAAGCACTTATCCCCTTTGGTTTCCTTTTACTTGCGCTGCAGGGGCTGGCCCACGCGCTGCGCCAGGGGTTTGCCCTTCCTAGCCGAGGTGAATAA